From Rhodospirillaceae bacterium:
ACTTTGGGGCCGGATGGGACGCCTGATTTTTCTGAAACCTACTATTCCATCGGCGGCGGCTTTGTTGTTACTGCCGCCGAACATGAGGCGCCGCCAATCCTGACTGTTGAACAGGAAAAAATCTGGCCCTATCCATTCGATACGGCGGCCTCCATGATTGAGATGGCCCGCAAAAGCGGCAGCAGCATTGCAGAAATGAAACGCGCCAACGAACGTGTCGTCAGATCGCCTGAAGACCTCGACGCCGGTCTGTCCCGCATATGGGAGACGATGAACGACTGTATCGGCCAGGGACTTGCCCATGAAGGCGAATTGCCCGGCTCCCTCCGTGTGAAACGCCGGGCCAAGAAAATCTTTGATCAGCTAAACGCCGCCCACGAATTAAACAGCCGCCAGCCCCATGAAGTTTTTGACTGGCTCAACGTTTACGCCATGGCGGTTAACGAAGAAAACGCGGCAGGGGGCGTTGTTGTCACCGCCCCGACGAACGGCGCTGCCGGTGTTATCCCGGCTGTCATTCGCTATTATCTTGATCACTGCATCGATCCGGAACCTGACAATATTCCCGAATTTTTACTGACCGCCGCCGCAATCGGCGGCCTGATCAAGCACAACGCCTCGATCTCTGGTGCTGAAACCGGCTGCCAGGGCGAGGTCGGTTCGGCATCGGCGATGGCTGCTGCAGGTTTGTGCGCGGTTTTGGGGGGCTCGCCCGAAAAGGTCGAAAACGCCGCCGAAATTGCCCTTGAACACCATCTGGGAATGACCTGCGACCCGGTTGCCGGGTTGGTTCAGGTGCCGTGCATTGAGCGAAACGGCATGGGGGCGACGAAGGCCGTCGCCGCGGCCTCGCTTGCCCTGCGCGGTGACGGCAGCCATTTTATGCCACTGGATAATTGCATCGAGGCGATGCGCCAGATTGGCGCTGAAATGAGCGAGAATTTCAGGGAAACCAGTCTTGGCGGCCTGGCTGTCAATGTTCCTGAGTGCTAAACACCCGGACAATCAGTAAAACGGGCGTGTTCGACTGATGTCGGGTAACGGCGGCAGACCTGCGGCCGCCATGGGTAGATGCGGCAGTAGTATTGATCCCGGCCGGGGTATTTTTTGATCCACACACAACGTGTTGTTTTCGCCTCGCCTTCAACGTTTCGGCCCATCTCACCAATGGTGCCGTTGAGGCGGACAAATTCCAGAATATGCGGCGCCTGATCTTGCCACAGGGCTATATCGTCTTCTGTGACCTGCAGCCGCGCTGCCCCTTCCAGGCAACACGTACCGCAACTGGTGCACCGAAATCCCGGAATATCGTCCATAACCAAAAGCATACACCCTTAGTGTAGTTATTTGCAGTGGCTAACGATCTGGTCGATATGACGCGGATCGGTCCCGCAACAGCCACCAAGAACGTTGATGTGTTTTTGACGTCTCCGGATATCCCTGAATTGTTCGGCCAGTTCGACCGGGTTTCCATCATCCAGTTCCACAGATTCATCCAGTTCAGCGTGACTCTTACATGATGCGTTGGCGCTAATGCCGCGGATCCGCAGCAGCCAGTCTTCATCAGAATCCAGCAAGTGCTGGAAATGGGTCGGATGGGCGCAATTGATCATGTAGTAAACTGGCGCATTATCGGTTGCGGCGTCGACTTCGGCAATCGCCTCCTTCAGGGATTGGCCTGTCGGAAGCACTCCATCTGTTTCGACGGTGAATGAAATCATCACCGGCATGTCTTCGGCCATAGCGGCGCGGGTCACGCCAATGGCTTCACCGGTGTTGGTCATGGTCATGGCGCCAATCAGGTCGGCACCGGCCCGGCACAAGGCGGCGATTTGTGGTGCGTGATACTGCTGTGCCTGATCGGCGTCCATGAGTTCGCCAGCCACGTAACCGTCACCACGCGGCCCCAGTCCACCGCTGATGACGACGGGGGTCGCCTCGTTTTGATAGTCCTTGCGGACCTCCATCAGCAGGGAGACGGCTTCCTCGTTTACCGCGCCAAGGGCCGCTTTGGAATAACCCATCTTGTCGCCCCAGTCCGAATTGGCGCGCCAGGTCGGGGTTTCAAGAACACAACCGACGCCATGGTCGCGGGCGATGGCGGCGTAACTTGAGAATTGCTTGCGCAGGGCTTCCTTACCGTCAATCTCACGCAGCAAATCGAAAGTAGCAAAATTAGGCAAATCAATGCCTTCGTGAAATATCAGCGCGGTTTCAATGCTACCGTCGGTGAGGAACAATCCTCCATCAAGTTGCGGCAGGCTGTTTCTGAACTCAGTCATCGTTTTTTTCCTTTAAGGTTAAGTGATCCGGAAAATGAACGTTTGAGCCTGTAAAAAATAGAGAACCCATGGTACAGGGCGGGGTATTTTTAAAAAAAACAATTAATTCAATCCAGTAGAGGCTTTTTTCGGGTGCGTAAGCAACCATGAAATTGAGGCTTTTCTGGCCTAGGTGTACTTGTGGTACAGTAACCAATGGCTGAATTACAAAGACGCAAGGGGTCGGAAACCCGAAACCAGATTCTATCGTTCGCTGAAACGGCGGTGCTTGAGAAGGGCTTCGCCGGAACCTCCATCGACGAACTGATCGCCGCTGTCGGTATTACCAAAAGCGGCTTCTTCTATCATTTCAAAGACAAGAACGCCTTGGCCAAAGCGCTTTTGCAGCATTACCTTGACCGGGAAGAGGCGATCTTCGACGAGTTGTTCGAGCGGGCCGATGACTTGAACGACGACCCTTTGCACGGGTTTCTTGTCTTCCTGAAATTGTTTGCCGAAGTACTGGCTGACCTGCCTGAAACACATCCGGGCTGTCTGGTTTCAGCCTTTTGTTATCAGGACCAGTTGTTCAATCGTGAAATTCGTGAACTGAATGCCGCCGGTGTCTTGCGCTGGCGAGAACGGTTTAATGATCGTCTGGAACTGATTGCCCGGCACTATCCGCCAAAAATGGAAATCGAAATGTCCGAACTGGCCGATATGGTTTCCGGCATTGTCGAAGGGGGCATCGTTATTTCAAGGTCTGTTCGCGACAAGGATGTGCTACCCCAGCAGGTCCTGCTTCTGCGGCGCTTTGTTCGCAGGGTCTTTTTAGATAGTTAAGCCTCAACCCCCTCAATGCCGACCAGAACCATGTCGCTGACCGGCAGGCGTATGGCGCGTACTTCCTGGTAAGCAGGGTCATTGTAAAAGCGTTCGCATGAGGCTTTGTCGGGGAAGCGGATCAGAACCATCCTGCGGGGGCTGAAGTAATCGCCTTCCAGGACCTTGAAGTCACCGCCCCGAACCAGATATTGCCCGCCATAACTTTCAACAAGCGGTTTGGCCTGCTCCATGTATTTTTTGTACGCGTCCATATCATCGATGCTGACATCGGCGATCAGGTAATAGGGGGTCATTTGATTTATCCTTTAATCAGCATAATGGCAGGTGCCGCCGGTTAGTGTTTCATCGCTGCTTTTCAGGGTCACCCACAAGCTCCAACCTTGTTCGAGTATGCTTTCTACACCCGAACCGGCAGGCGGGCAAACCTGGTTGAGGACGGCAACCCGGGCGATGCGTTTCATGGCGTGGATGGCGGCAATGTGATCGGGGTCGGTTATCAGGATTTCGATGCCGATCTGCGAGGTCTTGGTTTGTTTGACCGCCGTCAGCACCCATGTATCCTGGGGTAAGTGGTTGTAGACGTAGTTATCGATCCAGCCGATGTGCTCGTTGACATTGCCACCGGCGACTTGTTCTTTTGGTGATCCCAGATAAATTCCCAGTGGTACCAGCACCCCCAGCGCAACAACCAGTATCGACACCAACGTGTTGTTGCGGTGGATGAAGTCGCCAACCGCGCTGCCCCGCCGATTGACTTTCTTTTTCGGGTTGCCCTTTTTCTTTTTCGCCGCCTTTTTCTGGACGTAGGCGGCGGCTTTTTTGATGCGGTCGTCTTTGACTTTCCTGAGCATTTGCTGGACGCCGCTCTTCATGGTCGCCAGGCGTTCGCCGTCGGCATCTTCGGGGATCAGTTTATTAAGATAAACCATCACCTTGCTGATGATCTTGGTGTCAGGTTTACGTGTGAAAATTGCCTGGATGATGTTTACGGCGCGTTCTTTGAGTTGCTCAGGCGAGGTCGATGTCAGAACAAGCGCGATCAGTCCTGCTTCTTCATCTTCAAACAGGGTCTCCCAGTCTGTCGTGCCAT
This genomic window contains:
- a CDS encoding L-serine ammonia-lyase, which encodes MFLSVFEIFKVGIGPSSSHTMGPMTAATRFLEALSGREDNSSAAGIKVTLHGSLAFTGKGHATDRAVALGLLGYTPDNIDYKKAEQDLSALNASHTLHPEDLPQLHFNPDEHIVFDYGPALPGHPNGLLFETLGPDGTPDFSETYYSIGGGFVVTAAEHEAPPILTVEQEKIWPYPFDTAASMIEMARKSGSSIAEMKRANERVVRSPEDLDAGLSRIWETMNDCIGQGLAHEGELPGSLRVKRRAKKIFDQLNAAHELNSRQPHEVFDWLNVYAMAVNEENAAGGVVVTAPTNGAAGVIPAVIRYYLDHCIDPEPDNIPEFLLTAAAIGGLIKHNASISGAETGCQGEVGSASAMAAAGLCAVLGGSPEKVENAAEIALEHHLGMTCDPVAGLVQVPCIERNGMGATKAVAAASLALRGDGSHFMPLDNCIEAMRQIGAEMSENFRETSLGGLAVNVPEC
- a CDS encoding YkgJ family cysteine cluster protein, which codes for MDDIPGFRCTSCGTCCLEGAARLQVTEDDIALWQDQAPHILEFVRLNGTIGEMGRNVEGEAKTTRCVWIKKYPGRDQYYCRIYPWRPQVCRRYPTSVEHARFTDCPGV
- a CDS encoding homocysteine S-methyltransferase family protein; amino-acid sequence: MTEFRNSLPQLDGGLFLTDGSIETALIFHEGIDLPNFATFDLLREIDGKEALRKQFSSYAAIARDHGVGCVLETPTWRANSDWGDKMGYSKAALGAVNEEAVSLLMEVRKDYQNEATPVVISGGLGPRGDGYVAGELMDADQAQQYHAPQIAALCRAGADLIGAMTMTNTGEAIGVTRAAMAEDMPVMISFTVETDGVLPTGQSLKEAIAEVDAATDNAPVYYMINCAHPTHFQHLLDSDEDWLLRIRGISANASCKSHAELDESVELDDGNPVELAEQFRDIRRRQKHINVLGGCCGTDPRHIDQIVSHCK
- a CDS encoding TetR/AcrR family transcriptional regulator; the protein is MAELQRRKGSETRNQILSFAETAVLEKGFAGTSIDELIAAVGITKSGFFYHFKDKNALAKALLQHYLDREEAIFDELFERADDLNDDPLHGFLVFLKLFAEVLADLPETHPGCLVSAFCYQDQLFNREIRELNAAGVLRWRERFNDRLELIARHYPPKMEIEMSELADMVSGIVEGGIVISRSVRDKDVLPQQVLLLRRFVRRVFLDS
- a CDS encoding DUF1330 domain-containing protein — protein: MTPYYLIADVSIDDMDAYKKYMEQAKPLVESYGGQYLVRGGDFKVLEGDYFSPRRMVLIRFPDKASCERFYNDPAYQEVRAIRLPVSDMVLVGIEGVEA